A DNA window from Lentimicrobiaceae bacterium contains the following coding sequences:
- a CDS encoding YihY/virulence factor BrkB family protein, whose protein sequence is MKNIINKLSAIVARFSKALLDKSFVKKIINYIKTASLPGFDKVPIYEVGVFFFKSISKSSIGIRAAATSYNILLSIFPGLVFFFTIIPYLPFPGFQDSLLQLMEDVIPSGIYSVVENVIFDIVTRPRGGLLSLGLILMFLFATNGINSLIDAFNKSIYVEENRSQLKQRAISLMLFLVLSLMMIIAIALLAIGPKVIKLILQNEVVNVQYKFYFYLIYVLKWIVILALCFFTISFLYYFAPAKSTRFRFISPGATLATIMAVVATLLFNFYLENFARYNVLYGSIGTLIIIMVWINFNITILLIGYELNMSIKSAGK, encoded by the coding sequence ATGAAAAATATTATTAATAAACTATCGGCTATAGTTGCGAGATTTTCAAAAGCATTATTAGACAAATCGTTTGTTAAAAAAATAATTAATTACATCAAAACTGCAAGTTTGCCGGGTTTCGATAAAGTTCCTATTTACGAAGTTGGTGTATTTTTCTTTAAAAGCATAAGCAAAAGTTCAATAGGAATTAGAGCGGCAGCCACAAGCTATAATATTTTACTTTCAATTTTTCCGGGATTAGTTTTCTTTTTCACAATAATTCCATATTTACCTTTTCCTGGTTTTCAAGACAGCTTACTACAATTAATGGAAGATGTTATCCCCAGTGGGATATATTCGGTAGTTGAAAATGTTATATTCGATATAGTTACACGTCCCAGAGGCGGACTATTGTCGTTGGGACTTATACTAATGTTTTTATTCGCAACCAATGGAATAAACAGCCTGATTGATGCTTTCAATAAATCAATTTATGTTGAAGAGAATAGAAGTCAGCTTAAGCAAAGAGCAATATCTTTGATGCTGTTTCTTGTCTTATCGCTAATGATGATAATTGCAATCGCTTTATTAGCCATAGGTCCAAAGGTTATAAAACTGATTTTGCAAAATGAAGTGGTAAATGTTCAGTATAAGTTTTACTTTTATTTGATTTACGTTTTAAAATGGATAGTAATATTAGCTCTATGCTTTTTTACAATTTCGTTTTTGTATTATTTTGCGCCGGCAAAATCTACGCGCTTTCGCTTCATATCGCCGGGAGCTACTTTGGCTACGATAATGGCTGTTGTTGCTACACTTTTGTTCAACTTTTATTTAGAAAATTTTGCAAGGTATAATGTGTTATATGGTTCAATAGGTACATTAATAATAATTATGGTATGGATAAATTTTAATATTACAATATTACTTATTGGATATGAGTTAAATATGAGTATTAAATCGGCGGGGAAATAA
- a CDS encoding Gfo/Idh/MocA family oxidoreductase yields the protein MIKIGVIGAGHLGKIHIQCIKQVDQLDLVGFYDNDPHIAEQVSEEYGIKHFDSIEELIEECDAIDIVSPTVAHFDAATKSLKRGKHVFIEKPIVATPQEANKLSSIAYEANVKVQVGHVERFNPAFIAAEPFINKPKYIEAHRISRYKKRGSDVPVVLDLMIHDIDIVLNVVKSNIKKITASGVTLVSSSPDLANARIEFTNGCVANLTASRIASVDMRKMRFFQNDSFVTVDFLDKKTEIIKLVESNEEPVDNGSSIMSVTKVNNKKGNFNLLIETPIVIHTNAIVEELKSFADSILNNDEPIVTIDDGNDALIVAYKILEKIENKL from the coding sequence ATGATAAAAATTGGAGTAATAGGAGCCGGACATTTAGGTAAGATACATATTCAATGTATTAAGCAGGTTGACCAATTAGATTTAGTCGGCTTTTACGACAATGACCCACATATAGCAGAGCAGGTATCTGAAGAATACGGCATAAAACATTTCGATAGCATTGAGGAATTGATTGAAGAGTGCGATGCTATTGATATTGTAAGTCCTACCGTTGCCCACTTTGATGCTGCTACAAAATCGCTGAAAAGAGGTAAACATGTTTTTATTGAAAAACCTATTGTAGCCACACCGCAAGAAGCCAATAAACTGAGTAGCATAGCATACGAAGCCAATGTTAAGGTTCAGGTCGGACATGTAGAAAGATTTAATCCGGCATTTATTGCAGCAGAACCGTTTATCAACAAACCGAAATATATTGAAGCACACCGAATTTCGAGATACAAAAAAAGAGGTAGCGACGTTCCTGTAGTTCTCGATTTGATGATACACGACATTGATATTGTGCTAAACGTTGTAAAATCGAATATAAAGAAAATAACCGCCAGCGGCGTTACCTTAGTTTCAAGTTCGCCCGATTTGGCAAATGCCCGAATTGAATTTACAAATGGCTGTGTTGCTAATCTTACGGCAAGTAGGATTGCAAGCGTTGATATGAGAAAAATGCGTTTCTTTCAGAACGACTCTTTTGTTACTGTCGATTTTCTTGACAAAAAAACTGAAATTATCAAATTAGTTGAATCTAACGAAGAACCGGTAGATAATGGAAGTTCTATTATGTCGGTTACAAAAGTTAATAACAAAAAAGGCAATTTCAATCTGTTGATTGAAACACCTATTGTAATTCATACCAATGCAATTGTTGAAGAATTAAAAAGCTTTGCCGATTCAATTCTTAACAATGACGAGCCTATAGTTACTATCGACGACGGCAATGACGCACTTATTGTAGCATATAAAATATTAGAAAAAATTGAAAACAAATTATAA